The following are encoded together in the Roseivirga misakiensis genome:
- a CDS encoding GNAT family N-acetyltransferase, whose protein sequence is MRNKEIKKYISWLNEKKNQDLIFTRQISSTVDEGIVWPNNPGDGVVANFDRHHFFFIKNEKDIYVGAILDMGTDLHWYMLKEYRKKGYLTNALRVTILPYLFLEREEQRISISEGIGPVNHQNSKSVATKLGFRPMYETGSQFVLTKEEFIIDRLLIEEEDNLMSDERCELLKSRVNQAYRILLKVSDELTIRYLDDGNLSDLAKSVRSYMAKVDQIHWMVKREEGLNP, encoded by the coding sequence ATGAGAAATAAGGAGATTAAGAAGTATATATCCTGGCTAAATGAGAAAAAGAATCAAGATTTGATCTTTACACGTCAAATAAGCTCTACGGTGGACGAAGGAATTGTATGGCCAAACAATCCAGGTGATGGTGTTGTTGCGAACTTTGATCGACACCATTTTTTCTTTATTAAAAATGAAAAAGACATTTATGTAGGCGCCATTTTGGATATGGGTACAGATCTCCATTGGTACATGCTCAAAGAATACCGCAAAAAGGGGTATTTAACAAATGCACTTAGAGTGACCATTCTGCCTTATTTATTTCTGGAAAGAGAAGAGCAAAGAATATCTATCAGTGAAGGAATTGGGCCTGTAAACCATCAAAACTCTAAAAGTGTCGCAACTAAGTTAGGCTTCAGACCCATGTACGAAACTGGAAGCCAATTTGTCTTGACCAAAGAGGAGTTTATTATAGACAGGCTATTGATTGAGGAAGAGGATAACCTTATGAGTGATGAGCGATGTGAACTTCTCAAATCCAGAGTAAATCAGGCATACCGAATTCTGTTGAAAGTCAGTGATGAACTAACTATCAGATATCTGGATGATGGAAACCTCAGCGACTTAGCAAAATCTGTTAGATCATATATGGCCAAAGTTGACCAAATTCATTGGATGGTTAAGCGCGAAGAAGGTCTCAACCCCTAA
- a CDS encoding T9SS type A sorting domain-containing protein, whose amino-acid sequence MNIGLLSMASSRVWRNSLFLFILFLSSFSLDAQNPDIFYYVSDGNNRLYSINRSTGAVVDIGPTASNIEALAYFPIPGQQTLYAANGGTFGSVNTSTGAFTTIGDIDGGGTANGSDGAQSLNDVDGLMLDGQSLVLWAVQRRSGDPDLLFQINRTTGQFVADAFGTGVDYLEITGPGINVDVDDLAIDPTTGEIYGNTNSGGTGDQLFRVNSATGVFEIISTLSENDIEGLSFSNDGRLYGSDGGSENRLGEIDIATGVFSNFQTFTGASDVESLAALVADANLISGTVFDDTDRNGLNDDGAGGIEGVTVYLYLDQNNDGQIDPEDSRIQSTVTDVNGDYEFYYVTTGTLLMSTDPATWDAGGTTRAITTDNLETAVFTDGVNFGESDTDNDFGLNDFIPAEDCDGDGLPDFFEGTIDSDGDGIQDQCDLDSDNDGIRDDIEGADDFDDDGIPNYLDRDSDDDGIPDAVEANRGVIRAEFVSADGNLTGAVGTNGIVDTIEGVADDGVLPDPFNSDADIYPDYLDLDSDNDGILDIREGGISTDVDGDGQIDNPVDANNNGYADSLEVPGFSLPNTDESTYETPNGLTLLPNYIDIDSDADGIDDTREGQSTSGYGFPSIITDVDEDGIIDFWDVSSGLNPIIPFDNDFDGTPDYIDINSDNDTESDFIEGNDADFNGVADEDNSGVDANENGLDDVFDPGCVVAGASTDFSLSDHAEEDNTDGSIDLGSSDLELVDESNNQTVGIRFTNVTIDQGASIAAATVQFQTDETSTGALTITIEGQLSDNAAAFTTATNNVSSRTRTMASESWSPADWNTVGEAGSDQRTVDISSIIQEIVGQPGWSNGNSLVLIFTGPSGTRTAEDDPTILSISLAGGPALVCSSNVSLPDEDSDGEFDFRETDGETDSDFDGIPDSIDIDDDNDGITDIDEGGPCTPSLEVDVSLSGTGTYTVVGDGQVTISINGGDGGGGSATAGGSGATITNAVFNVSDGDVIRYVVGAGSSGTGSNSAGGAGSSGLFINNTLMMVVGGGAGGDNSGGAVGLGANSGTAGDTGTGTGPGAGGTSGSGGGASSTAGGGGGGGGINAAGTSNGSGATGGAAADLTPGDGVTLVAGGTPLGGGSTAGGAGFTGGGGGADGSWSGGGGGYSGGGAAGDAGSAGGGGSFLNTADPAYVSGSVTAGTDGGGGAAGAAGSDGFLTISFTCSAADVDTDGDGIVDRLDLDSDNDGILDITEAGGGSFDADNDGRVDNYIEGNGPDGLASVFEPLSGNSSNLPNLDTDNDGLKDFRDLDSDNDGLFDILEAGGLDLDTDGRVDDDTDGDNDGIADDFDINNSGSPLSDPDSDSDGFPNRVDIDSDGDGIIDIIESQASTSSPILPTGNDNDNDGIDDEFDDDDGGTPTVPVDTDGDGTPDYLDLNSDNDGLVDAVEGWDTNGDSSPNTTASGDDTDNDGLDDSYDNVVGPNSTTNVYDTPGGTDSSDDYPNQTTSGTAERDWREENIIDTDLDGIPDSDDIDDDNDGILDIFEANCASTPSSLTNSLNYQFFDGTFTPTVENIPNSSALGSGTVTDFLVNDLQALLDPGDADTYGIRYYGFIEISTSETYTFFTSSDDGSKLFVNGTEVVNNDGDHGDIEASGAIALTPGIYGFEVLFYENIVGASLTVSYESATIAKTAIPFSVLTAEADCDTDGDGIVDRLDLDSDNDGIFDIAEAGGTDVDQDGRVDDDTDTDLDGWADTFDSDNGGTALTDADTDGDGFNDRIDIDSDGDGIVDVIESQATTGTPIVPIGVDSDQDGIDDAFDINCAPCGGTTGVPTVPVNTDGAFAFSDTTPDHLDTDSDNDGLNDIIEGWDTDGNFAPNVVPLGTDADADGLDDAFDNVAGLNSTTNVSNNQSANSFPDVTTSDKTSERDWREINNVTCAPGEVDTNLMLWLRADEGGTNWLDQSNNFVSLIRTGTATVGSMNFNPTNVFNGSTFYTSDLSINASTNPDLAVITVYRPSADDAGAVWGENDGSFDRYQQDVSGENNAVSNGTGVESDIAGLFSNGSTTISSVIFNEDASSGSEVFVNGESFLNFTADHGSESSNNFQIGAIGTGTNQFNGEIAEVIVYNQLLSTPNDRQKIESYLALKYGITLSDDTDGDGNAQEGIEGDYLLSDGTTAWDASDFSNFQNNIAGIVRDDESCLVQLQSKSENSDAIVTIGLDDNDDGLESSNALNESAFGTDLSALVWGHDGAALYDINNQEFDNSQVRTRLNREWRVRETGTIGTVNIIFDVGNLLGPEGVGTNDESEILLLVDADGDFSEGAITVSQSFEVNDDGEVIFQVDLSNGVFFTLGSGELGALPITLLSFAASLNDDQVDINWSTSAEINNGSFRVERSTDGINFIIIQTIAGAGNSNVINEYSIVDPNPADGLNFYRLVDIDFNGIENLSEIVSVRYTKEYSIPKLYPNPAQPGRDVFIDIQEELEPSLVRLYNVSGKQESALIILTPKGLKINTSKLVKGIYVVVVPVEGQLVRFKLLVTD is encoded by the coding sequence ATGAATATCGGCCTTCTTTCAATGGCCTCGTCTAGAGTATGGCGTAATTCACTATTCCTATTTATCCTATTCCTATCTTCTTTTTCTCTAGATGCACAAAATCCTGATATATTCTATTACGTATCTGACGGTAACAATCGTTTATATTCTATTAATAGAAGTACTGGGGCTGTTGTAGATATTGGGCCAACCGCCAGCAATATTGAGGCATTGGCTTATTTTCCCATTCCCGGTCAACAGACTTTGTATGCCGCAAACGGTGGTACGTTTGGGTCAGTCAATACGTCTACTGGCGCATTTACAACAATTGGAGATATTGATGGAGGAGGTACTGCGAATGGCTCAGATGGAGCACAGTCTTTGAATGATGTGGATGGTTTGATGCTCGATGGTCAGTCATTAGTCCTATGGGCTGTTCAACGAAGGAGTGGAGATCCAGATTTATTATTTCAGATTAATAGGACTACTGGACAGTTTGTAGCTGACGCATTCGGTACAGGGGTAGACTACTTAGAAATCACGGGTCCTGGAATTAATGTAGACGTAGATGATTTAGCTATAGACCCTACAACAGGAGAGATTTACGGTAATACGAATAGTGGCGGTACTGGCGATCAACTATTCAGGGTGAACAGCGCTACGGGGGTCTTTGAAATTATTTCAACATTAAGTGAAAATGATATTGAAGGTTTATCGTTCAGCAATGATGGTCGACTTTATGGATCAGATGGAGGTTCAGAAAACAGATTAGGCGAGATTGATATTGCAACAGGAGTCTTTTCAAATTTCCAAACCTTTACAGGAGCTTCGGATGTCGAATCTTTGGCAGCTCTAGTAGCGGACGCGAACTTAATCTCGGGAACAGTATTCGATGATACGGACAGAAATGGTTTAAATGACGATGGGGCAGGTGGTATCGAAGGAGTAACTGTTTATTTGTATTTAGATCAAAACAATGACGGTCAGATTGATCCAGAGGATTCAAGAATTCAATCTACAGTGACAGATGTTAATGGTGATTATGAGTTTTATTATGTCACCACAGGTACTTTACTTATGTCAACTGACCCAGCAACTTGGGATGCGGGAGGAACTACAAGAGCCATAACGACTGATAACTTAGAAACTGCCGTTTTTACCGATGGGGTGAACTTTGGAGAATCTGACACTGACAATGACTTTGGGCTAAACGACTTTATACCCGCTGAAGATTGTGATGGTGATGGCTTACCAGATTTCTTTGAAGGAACAATTGATTCTGATGGTGATGGTATACAAGACCAATGCGATCTGGATTCAGATAATGACGGTATACGAGACGATATAGAAGGGGCAGATGATTTCGACGATGATGGTATTCCAAATTATTTAGACAGAGACTCGGATGATGATGGAATACCTGATGCTGTCGAAGCCAATAGAGGAGTAATAAGAGCGGAATTTGTGTCTGCCGATGGTAATCTCACGGGAGCTGTTGGTACCAATGGTATTGTTGACACTATTGAGGGAGTCGCTGATGATGGGGTACTACCTGATCCTTTTAATTCAGACGCAGACATTTACCCAGATTATCTAGACCTAGACTCCGACAATGATGGTATTTTAGATATTAGGGAAGGAGGTATTTCAACAGACGTGGATGGAGATGGTCAAATAGATAATCCCGTAGATGCAAATAATAATGGCTATGCCGATTCGCTAGAAGTTCCTGGGTTTTCATTACCAAATACCGATGAATCTACTTATGAGACTCCAAATGGATTAACCCTACTACCCAATTACATTGATATAGATTCAGATGCCGATGGAATTGACGACACTAGAGAAGGACAAAGTACTTCTGGTTATGGTTTCCCGAGCATTATTACTGACGTTGATGAAGATGGTATCATCGATTTTTGGGATGTTTCCTCAGGCCTAAATCCGATAATACCATTTGATAATGATTTTGACGGCACACCAGATTATATTGATATAAATTCCGATAATGATACTGAAAGCGACTTCATAGAAGGGAATGACGCTGATTTTAACGGAGTAGCTGATGAGGACAATTCTGGCGTGGATGCTAATGAGAATGGTTTGGATGATGTCTTTGACCCCGGTTGTGTAGTTGCAGGAGCTTCTACGGATTTTTCACTATCCGATCACGCAGAAGAAGACAATACAGACGGATCAATAGATCTTGGAAGCAGTGACCTTGAATTAGTAGACGAATCTAATAATCAAACTGTTGGCATCCGTTTTACCAATGTTACTATTGACCAAGGAGCTTCTATAGCCGCCGCTACGGTTCAGTTCCAGACGGATGAAACTTCAACTGGTGCCCTCACCATAACCATTGAGGGTCAACTTAGCGATAATGCTGCTGCCTTTACCACTGCGACTAATAATGTTTCTAGCCGTACGCGAACAATGGCTTCTGAAAGTTGGAGTCCTGCAGATTGGAATACAGTTGGCGAAGCTGGTAGCGATCAGAGAACTGTCGATATTTCTTCTATTATTCAAGAAATTGTGGGTCAACCAGGTTGGTCAAACGGTAATTCTCTTGTTTTGATCTTTACGGGACCATCTGGCACAAGGACAGCCGAAGATGATCCTACCATACTTTCAATCTCTCTTGCAGGCGGACCTGCACTTGTCTGTTCATCCAACGTAAGCCTTCCAGATGAGGATTCTGATGGAGAATTTGACTTTAGAGAAACTGATGGAGAAACTGATTCTGATTTTGATGGGATTCCAGATAGTATTGATATCGATGACGACAATGATGGAATTACAGACATCGATGAAGGTGGACCTTGCACTCCTTCTTTAGAAGTTGATGTATCGTTATCAGGTACAGGTACTTATACCGTAGTTGGTGATGGTCAGGTAACAATTTCTATTAATGGTGGAGATGGTGGAGGAGGATCCGCTACTGCTGGTGGCTCAGGTGCTACCATTACGAATGCAGTATTTAATGTATCAGATGGTGATGTGATTCGCTACGTAGTAGGGGCTGGTAGTTCAGGTACCGGTTCGAATTCGGCAGGAGGTGCAGGTAGTTCGGGTTTATTCATTAATAACACGCTGATGATGGTTGTTGGTGGTGGAGCCGGTGGCGATAATAGTGGTGGAGCCGTTGGTTTAGGAGCAAATTCAGGAACTGCAGGTGATACAGGTACAGGAACTGGCCCCGGAGCCGGTGGTACTTCTGGATCTGGTGGCGGTGCGTCATCAACTGCTGGTGGTGGCGGTGGTGGTGGCGGTATCAACGCTGCTGGAACGTCGAATGGAAGTGGAGCGACAGGCGGTGCTGCTGCTGATTTGACACCTGGAGACGGTGTTACATTAGTGGCTGGAGGAACACCTTTAGGTGGTGGCTCGACAGCTGGAGGAGCTGGTTTCACTGGCGGCGGCGGTGGGGCGGATGGTTCTTGGTCAGGTGGTGGCGGCGGCTATTCTGGAGGCGGTGCAGCGGGCGACGCAGGTAGTGCCGGCGGTGGCGGTTCCTTCTTGAATACTGCTGATCCAGCTTATGTCTCAGGGTCAGTTACGGCTGGTACAGATGGTGGAGGTGGTGCCGCTGGTGCCGCTGGATCAGATGGTTTCTTAACTATTTCTTTTACTTGTTCAGCGGCTGATGTTGATACTGATGGGGATGGCATTGTCGACAGATTAGACTTGGACTCAGACAACGATGGAATATTGGACATTACAGAAGCTGGTGGTGGTAGTTTTGATGCAGATAATGATGGACGAGTAGACAATTATATAGAAGGAAATGGTCCCGATGGGTTGGCAAGTGTTTTTGAACCACTTAGTGGCAATAGTTCAAATTTACCAAACCTAGATACTGATAATGATGGTCTAAAAGACTTCAGAGATTTAGATTCTGATAATGACGGTCTTTTCGATATTCTAGAAGCCGGCGGATTAGATTTAGATACCGATGGTCGAGTAGATGATGATACTGACGGTGATAATGATGGTATTGCCGATGATTTCGATATCAACAATAGTGGTAGTCCTTTAAGTGATCCAGATTCTGATAGCGATGGCTTCCCCAATAGAGTAGATATTGACAGTGACGGTGACGGTATTATCGATATTATAGAATCTCAAGCAAGTACGTCATCTCCAATATTACCTACAGGAAATGATAATGACAATGATGGTATTGACGACGAGTTCGATGATGATGATGGAGGAACACCAACGGTACCTGTTGATACAGATGGAGATGGCACACCTGATTACCTAGACTTAAATTCTGATAATGATGGATTAGTAGATGCAGTAGAAGGTTGGGATACCAATGGAGACTCATCACCAAACACCACGGCTTCTGGTGATGATACTGACAATGACGGGTTGGATGATAGTTACGATAATGTTGTCGGTCCGAATAGTACGACTAATGTCTATGATACCCCTGGAGGAACTGATAGTTCCGATGACTACCCTAACCAAACCACTAGCGGTACGGCTGAAAGAGATTGGCGTGAAGAAAATATTATAGATACCGATCTCGATGGCATCCCTGATTCAGACGATATTGATGATGATAATGACGGTATTCTAGATATCTTCGAGGCTAATTGTGCCTCTACTCCTTCAAGCCTTACCAATAGTTTGAACTATCAGTTTTTCGATGGAACATTTACGCCAACTGTTGAAAATATTCCTAACAGCAGTGCCCTTGGGTCTGGCACAGTTACAGATTTTCTTGTCAACGACCTTCAGGCATTATTAGATCCAGGAGATGCGGATACTTATGGGATAAGGTATTATGGTTTTATAGAAATTTCCACAAGCGAAACATATACTTTCTTTACTTCAAGCGACGATGGTTCTAAGCTCTTTGTCAATGGTACCGAAGTGGTCAATAACGATGGGGATCATGGGGACATAGAGGCTTCAGGTGCCATAGCATTAACTCCAGGAATCTACGGCTTTGAGGTACTCTTTTATGAAAATATTGTAGGGGCTAGCCTCACTGTTTCTTATGAATCTGCTACAATAGCTAAAACAGCTATTCCTTTTTCTGTATTAACTGCCGAGGCAGATTGCGATACCGACGGTGATGGTATTGTGGATAGGTTGGATCTGGACTCAGACAACGATGGGATTTTTGATATAGCTGAAGCAGGAGGAACGGATGTTGATCAAGATGGACGAGTTGATGATGATACAGATACTGATCTTGACGGTTGGGCTGATACTTTCGATAGTGATAATGGTGGAACAGCACTTACCGATGCAGATACAGATGGTGATGGTTTTAATGATAGAATCGATATTGATAGCGATGGAGATGGCATAGTCGATGTGATTGAATCCCAAGCGACCACAGGTACACCTATTGTTCCAATTGGAGTAGATTCTGATCAAGATGGTATAGATGATGCTTTTGACATAAATTGCGCTCCTTGCGGTGGTACCACTGGCGTGCCAACGGTACCGGTCAATACAGATGGAGCCTTTGCATTTTCTGATACAACTCCCGACCATTTGGACACCGATTCTGATAATGACGGATTAAATGATATCATTGAAGGTTGGGATACCGATGGTAATTTTGCGCCTAATGTGGTACCACTAGGAACCGATGCTGATGCTGATGGTTTGGATGACGCTTTTGATAATGTGGCTGGGTTAAATTCCACCACCAATGTCAGCAATAATCAATCTGCCAATTCATTTCCAGATGTTACCACTTCCGATAAAACAAGCGAAAGAGATTGGAGAGAAATTAACAATGTTACCTGTGCTCCTGGCGAGGTCGATACTAATCTTATGTTATGGTTGAGAGCAGATGAAGGAGGTACAAACTGGCTTGACCAATCCAATAATTTTGTCTCTTTAATTCGGACAGGTACCGCCACCGTTGGTTCGATGAACTTTAACCCTACCAATGTTTTTAATGGAAGTACTTTTTACACTTCGGACCTAAGTATAAATGCAAGTACTAACCCAGATCTCGCGGTGATCACTGTTTACAGACCAAGTGCAGATGATGCTGGTGCCGTTTGGGGAGAAAATGATGGTAGCTTCGACAGGTACCAGCAAGACGTATCTGGAGAGAATAACGCAGTCAGTAATGGAACTGGGGTAGAAAGTGATATTGCAGGCCTTTTCTCTAATGGAAGTACGACTATTTCAAGCGTTATTTTTAATGAGGATGCAAGTAGCGGATCTGAGGTTTTCGTTAATGGAGAAAGCTTCTTGAATTTCACCGCTGACCACGGTTCAGAATCCTCAAACAACTTTCAAATAGGTGCAATTGGTACCGGAACGAATCAATTTAATGGAGAAATAGCTGAGGTAATAGTTTATAATCAATTGTTGAGTACGCCAAACGACAGACAGAAGATTGAGAGCTATTTAGCCTTAAAATATGGTATTACGCTATCCGATGACACCGATGGTGATGGTAATGCACAAGAAGGAATTGAAGGCGATTATTTATTGTCAGATGGGACAACTGCTTGGGATGCATCCGACTTTTCTAACTTCCAAAATAATATAGCGGGAATTGTTCGTGATGACGAAAGTTGTTTAGTCCAACTCCAGTCTAAAAGTGAAAATTCAGATGCCATTGTTACTATCGGTCTAGACGACAACGATGATGGTTTAGAGTCAAGCAACGCATTGAACGAAAGTGCTTTTGGAACAGACTTATCGGCACTGGTTTGGGGACATGATGGAGCCGCTCTATATGATATCAATAACCAAGAATTTGATAACTCGCAAGTAAGAACTAGGCTCAATAGAGAATGGAGAGTTCGCGAGACTGGTACCATCGGAACGGTCAATATTATTTTTGATGTCGGTAATTTGTTGGGGCCAGAAGGTGTTGGAACTAATGATGAATCAGAGATTCTCTTGTTAGTGGATGCCGATGGAGACTTCAGCGAAGGTGCCATTACTGTATCTCAGTCGTTCGAAGTCAACGATGATGGAGAAGTCATTTTTCAAGTAGATTTATCCAATGGTGTCTTTTTCACCTTAGGCTCTGGTGAGTTGGGTGCTTTACCAATCACATTGCTGTCATTTGCTGCAAGTTTGAATGATGATCAGGTCGACATTAACTGGTCAACTTCTGCAGAAATTAATAATGGTTCATTCCGAGTAGAAAGGTCTACGGATGGTATAAATTTCATCATCATTCAAACTATTGCTGGAGCAGGAAATTCCAATGTAATCAACGAGTACTCAATTGTTGATCCTAACCCTGCTGATGGCTTAAACTTCTATAGACTAGTGGATATTGATTTTAATGGAATCGAAAATCTATCAGAAATAGTATCTGTGAGATATACCAAAGAATACTCTATTCCAAAACTTTATCCTAATCCAGCACAACCAGGCCGTGATGTATTTATTGATATACAAGAAGAATTAGAACCAAGTTTGGTCAGGTTATATAACGTGAGCGGTAAACAAGAAAGCGCGCTAATAATCTTGACACCAAAAGGCCTTAAGATAAATACATCGAAGCTGGTTAAAGGGATTTATGTTGTAGTTGTTCCCGTGGAGGGTCAATTGGTTCGATTCAAGTTATTGGTAACAGATTAG
- a CDS encoding ATP-binding protein, translated as MDVNISKAADLFFPNPSLELVYFEAIANAMDAGSTKIDLKIKANDLQDINQFSVEISDNGEGFREDNFNKFKKLLETEEKDHKGVGRLVFLKYFSTIDVESYYDGKKRSFRFDRSFDGDSQIEKTAETQSGSVLKFSGYKKDKIKAYNYLRPLALKRSILLHFFPLLYQKKLANKELVISISLETTSPKPGYHYIPDFQSIKLSDLPTLQVSSFHDNTLSLIDEFHLYYSIEKKEQIAEESMSIIAVCVDNRTVEMKIPGGDSLPEGYELIFLLISDYLTGRVDPSRQQLDLPEFTIKQLKNVFKKHVGDLLKEHIPEISERNEQLKSSLESKYPHLFGYFKDESIGIADKAMSLEAAQMRFFQDQKKILEATHLDDEQYEKSLEVSSRLLMEYILYRDFSLKRLKEATASANEDDIHDVIIPKGSYDHNDGDIETFFKNNIWVFDDKFMTYSSVLSERRMDELLREIAGNEGNVNSDGTRPDIAIIFSDNPEEAEKVDVVIIELKKQGINLAKQEEVVSQLKQRARVLNDKYADKIQRIWYYGIAEIDTEFERSLLEDGYIPLYSKGKMLYGEEFIIPDIDNRFNKIPIKLFVLNYDALISDAEARNSSFMQLLKKRIAE; from the coding sequence ATGGACGTAAATATTTCAAAAGCAGCAGATCTTTTCTTCCCAAACCCATCTCTTGAGTTGGTGTATTTTGAAGCTATTGCCAATGCAATGGATGCCGGGAGTACTAAAATAGACTTAAAGATTAAGGCAAATGACTTGCAGGACATAAATCAGTTTTCCGTAGAAATAAGTGACAATGGTGAAGGTTTTAGGGAAGATAATTTTAACAAGTTCAAAAAACTACTCGAAACGGAGGAGAAAGACCATAAAGGTGTTGGTCGTTTAGTATTTTTGAAGTACTTCAGCACTATAGATGTTGAGAGCTACTATGATGGAAAGAAAAGATCATTCAGGTTTGACCGCTCTTTCGATGGGGACTCTCAAATCGAAAAGACCGCTGAGACGCAGTCAGGTTCGGTATTGAAATTCTCAGGTTATAAGAAGGATAAAATCAAGGCATACAACTACCTGAGACCTCTAGCCTTAAAAAGGTCTATTTTGCTACATTTTTTCCCTTTACTATATCAAAAGAAACTAGCCAATAAAGAACTTGTAATTTCTATTTCGCTTGAAACCACTTCACCCAAACCAGGTTATCATTATATCCCAGATTTTCAGTCGATCAAATTGAGCGATTTGCCTACTCTTCAAGTGAGTTCATTTCATGATAACACTCTTTCATTGATAGATGAGTTTCATTTGTACTATTCGATAGAAAAAAAGGAGCAAATAGCTGAAGAAAGCATGAGTATTATTGCAGTCTGCGTGGACAACAGAACTGTAGAAATGAAAATACCGGGAGGGGATTCCTTGCCGGAAGGATACGAGCTTATCTTTTTGTTAATTTCTGATTACCTCACTGGTAGAGTAGATCCATCCAGGCAACAACTTGACTTGCCTGAGTTCACCATAAAACAATTAAAAAATGTTTTTAAAAAGCATGTAGGCGATCTATTGAAAGAGCATATTCCTGAGATTTCAGAGAGAAATGAGCAACTTAAGAGTAGCCTAGAAAGTAAGTACCCACATCTATTTGGGTATTTCAAAGATGAGTCCATAGGTATAGCTGATAAAGCAATGAGTCTAGAGGCAGCTCAAATGCGTTTTTTTCAAGATCAGAAGAAGATACTTGAAGCGACCCACCTTGATGATGAGCAGTATGAAAAATCTCTTGAGGTATCCTCACGGCTTCTTATGGAGTATATTCTTTATCGAGATTTTTCTTTAAAACGTCTGAAAGAAGCAACTGCGAGTGCAAATGAAGATGACATACATGATGTTATCATTCCCAAAGGCAGTTATGATCATAATGATGGTGATATAGAAACATTTTTTAAGAATAACATTTGGGTCTTTGATGACAAGTTTATGACATACTCCTCTGTATTAAGTGAAAGACGAATGGATGAGTTGTTAAGGGAAATTGCAGGGAATGAAGGTAATGTCAATTCGGATGGGACACGTCCAGATATTGCAATTATATTTTCGGATAACCCTGAGGAGGCTGAGAAGGTTGACGTAGTTATTATTGAGCTTAAGAAACAGGGAATTAATTTAGCCAAACAAGAGGAGGTAGTGAGTCAATTGAAGCAACGTGCTCGGGTTCTGAATGACAAGTATGCAGATAAAATCCAAAGAATTTGGTATTATGGGATAGCTGAGATTGATACCGAGTTTGAGAGGTCATTGCTTGAGGATGGATATATTCCTTTGTACTCAAAAGGGAAAATGCTTTACGGAGAAGAGTTTATTATTCCGGATATCGATAACAGATTTAATAAAATCCCAATCAAACTATTCGTTCTTAACTATGATGCTCTCATTAGTGATGCAGAAGCGAGAAATTCGTCTTTTATGCAGTTGTTAAAAAAGAGGATTGCCGAATAA